A part of Acipenser ruthenus chromosome 50, fAciRut3.2 maternal haplotype, whole genome shotgun sequence genomic DNA contains:
- the LOC131721977 gene encoding zinc finger protein 570-like, with protein MEAVYIKQEEVLELIPVCIKQMPELEPVHIKEETELQLVHIKQEETELEPVHIKQETELEPVHIKQETELEPVNIKEETELQLVHIKQEETELEPVHIKQETELEPVHIKQETELERVHIKEEETELEPVYIKEEETELEPVHINEESTDLLFKDSENILWPKTSHHCTECGKNFSQLGNLKTHQRIHTGEKPYHCTECGESFSRLGSLKTHKRIHTGEKPYHCTECEKSFTHLQNLKRHQRIHTGEEPYRCTECGKSFSQSGNLKTHQRIHTGEKPYHCIECGERFSVSGNLKTHQQIHTGASFPPSQSLASPPCLFVCVVII; from the coding sequence ATGGAGGCTGTTTacattaaacaagaagaggttCTGGAATTGATACCTGTCTGCATTAAACAgatgcctgaactggagcctgtccacattaaagaagagactgaactgcagcttgtccacattaaacaagaggagactgaactggagcctgtccacattaaacaagagactgaactggagcctgtccacattaaacaagagactgaactggagcctgtcaacattaaagaagagactgaactgcagcttgtccacattaaacaagaggagactgaactggagcctgtccacattaaacaagagactgaactggagcctgtccacattaaacaagagactgaactggagcgtgtccacattaaagaggaagagactgaactggagcctgtctacattaaagaggaagagactgaactggagcctgtccacattaatgaGGAGTCTACTGACTTGTTGTTTAAGGATTCAGAAAACATATTGTGGCCAAAGACATCacatcactgtactgaatgtgggaagaacttcagtcagttaggaaacctaaaaacacaccagcgaattcacactggagaaaagccgtatcactgtactgaatgtggggagagcttcagtcgtttaggaagcctaaaaacacacaagcgaattcacactggagagaagccatatcactgtactgaatgtgagAAGAGCTTCACTCACTTACaaaacctaaaaagacaccagagaattcacactggagaggaGCCGTATcgctgtactgaatgtgggaaaagcttcagtcagtcaggaaacctaaaaacacaccaacgaattcacactggagagaagccgtatcactgtattGAATGTGGGGAGAGGTTCAGTGtgtcaggaaacctaaaaacacaccaacaaattcacactggagccagcttccctccctcccagtccctcgccTCTCCaccctgtttgtttgtgtgtgtggtgataATTTAA
- the LOC117407817 gene encoding zinc finger protein 239-like, protein MLNSTQLYVFCDWYIPCSVASPPFCVEGRDTEGEQIGGLPYLCESQGTKMDSVYIKQEEVLEFDPFHIKEETELEPVHMKEETELEPVHIKEEETEQEPVHNEEETELEPVHIKEKESIDLFKDSKNISQPKLSHKCTECGKSFSQLGNLKTHQRIHTGEKLHNCIVCGERFSQLGTLKRHQLIHTGEKPHHCIECGKSFSRLGSLKRHQRIHTGEKPHHCTECGKHFSHLESLKIHQRMHTGEKPYLCSECGESFNVLANLNIHQRIHTGEKPYHCTECGRSFSQLGSLKIHKRIHTGEKPYHCTECGESFSVSANLNIHQRIHTGEKPYHCKKCGKSFSQLGSLKIHQRMHSGEKPYHCTECRESFGQLGSLKTHQRIHTGE, encoded by the coding sequence gactgccTTATCTTTGTGAAAGCCAAGGAACGAAGATGGAttctgtttacattaaacaggaggaggttctggAATTCGATCCtttccacattaaagaagagactgaactggagcctgtccacatgaaagaagagactgaactggagcctgttcacattaaagaagaagagactgaacagGAGCCTGTCCACAatgaagaagagactgaactggagcctgtccacattaaagaaaagGAGTCTATTGACTTGTTTAAGGATTCCAAAAACATATCCCAACCGAAGTTATCAcataaatgtactgaatgtgggaagagcttcagtcagttaggaaacctaaaaacacaccagagaattcatACTGGAGAGAAGCTGCATAACTGTATTGTATGTGGGGAgcgtttcagtcagttaggaaccctaaaaagacaccagctaattcacactggagagaagccacatCATTGCAttgaatgtgggaagagcttcagtcggtTAGGAAgtctaaaaagacaccagcgaattcacactggagagaagccgcatcactgtactgaatgtggaaagcaTTTCAGTCATCTAGAAAGCCTCAAAATACATCAGCGAAtgcacactggagagaagccgtatctcTGTTCTGAATGTGGGGAAAGTTTCAATGTGTTAGCAAACCTAAacatacaccagcgaattcacactggagagaagccgtatcactgtactgaatgtgggaggagtttcagtcAGCTAGGAAGCCTAAAAATACacaagcgaattcacactggagagaagccgtatcactgtactgaatgtggggagagttTCAGTGTGTCAGCAAACCTAAatatacaccagcgaattcacaccggagagaagccatatcactgtaagaaatgtgggaagagtttcagtcagctAGGTAGCctaaaaatacaccagcgaatgcactctggagagaagccgtatcactgtactgaatgtagGGAGAGCTTCGGTCAGTTAGGAagcctgaaaacacaccagcgaattcacactggagaatag